From Bacillus sp. FSL K6-3431, the proteins below share one genomic window:
- a CDS encoding SDR family oxidoreductase, giving the protein MNNQVKILDNKVAIITGAASGIGKATALRLASSGAAIGLIDLKEKKAEKVKAEINQHGGKAMIIDADLKDPVRVKQGIDEIVQAFGRLDIVFANAGINGVITPIEDFSPEDWDNTLATNLKSTFLTVKYAIPYMKTKGGSIIITSSVNGNRKFSGTGMSAYSSSKAGQMAFGKMAALELSTYKIRVNIICPGAIKTNIGENTHPEKSELKKVQIPVEYPEGSHPLEDKPGNPEQVASLVHFLASDESSHISGTEVYVDGAETLL; this is encoded by the coding sequence ATGAATAATCAAGTAAAAATATTAGATAATAAGGTAGCTATCATTACTGGGGCAGCTTCTGGGATTGGCAAGGCAACAGCATTAAGATTAGCTAGCTCAGGAGCTGCGATTGGGTTAATTGATTTAAAAGAAAAAAAAGCAGAAAAGGTAAAGGCAGAAATTAATCAACATGGCGGAAAAGCGATGATAATTGATGCTGATTTAAAAGATCCTGTGCGTGTTAAGCAAGGTATCGATGAAATAGTCCAAGCATTTGGTAGGCTCGATATTGTGTTTGCAAATGCGGGAATTAATGGAGTTATTACTCCTATAGAAGACTTCTCACCCGAGGACTGGGATAATACGCTAGCGACTAACTTGAAAAGTACATTTTTAACAGTAAAGTATGCTATTCCATACATGAAAACAAAAGGTGGAAGTATTATTATTACTAGTTCAGTTAATGGTAATCGAAAATTTTCGGGCACTGGTATGTCTGCGTACAGCAGTTCTAAAGCGGGTCAAATGGCATTTGGGAAAATGGCTGCATTAGAGCTCTCAACATATAAAATTCGTGTCAATATCATTTGTCCCGGAGCAATTAAAACAAATATAGGAGAAAATACACATCCGGAAAAAAGTGAACTAAAAAAGGTCCAAATACCAGTGGAATATCCAGAGGGTAGTCATCCTTTAGAAGATAAACCAGGAAATCCAGAGCAAGTAGCGTCACTTGTCCATTTCTTGGCTTCAGATGAGTCTAGTCATATTAGTGGTACTGAAGTCTATGTGGATGGTGCGGAGACTCTTTTATAA
- a CDS encoding aspartyl-phosphate phosphatase Spo0E family protein: MFDRSKQQMKTLMLIQKKREEMCLYGKKYGLCAAETINSSQDLDKLLNEYYRLYQSQENTKTIYTPRKISWFIYQEQEQYSIL; the protein is encoded by the coding sequence ATGTTTGATCGGAGTAAGCAACAAATGAAGACCCTGATGCTAATTCAAAAGAAACGTGAGGAAATGTGTTTATATGGAAAGAAATACGGACTATGTGCGGCTGAAACAATAAACAGCAGTCAGGATCTAGACAAGCTGTTGAATGAATATTATCGTTTATATCAGTCACAAGAAAACACCAAGACTATTTATACACCTCGTAAAATAAGCTGGTTCATATACCAGGAGCAAGAGCAATATTCAATTCTGTAA
- a CDS encoding acyltransferase family protein produces the protein MAKRDYYFDNAKFILIFLVVFGHLIQSYIKSDTIISNIYILIYTFHMPAFILVSGYFAKGIYKKGYLGKITKKLILPYIIFQLVYSIFYYFLFNKSSFTLDILNPHWSLWFLISLFCWNIMVIIFNKFKPMYALIAAFSIGLAVGYIDWISNYLSLSRTFVFFPFFLTGFFLNSKHFNLIRSYQSKLIATAIMIIVAVGIIYFPDLNEKWLLGSKPYSQLEGVSALGLIKRIFIYAINLVMVGSFFAFVPRRKFFFTKWGKNTLYVYLLHGFIVRTFRGSIIEDYLNNTQTIFIMMFITFGLTTLLSSKFITTVAQPFIELKWSRWKSTIAQFKENPFGQKRKVQNE, from the coding sequence ATGGCAAAGAGAGATTATTATTTCGATAACGCAAAATTCATCCTTATTTTCCTAGTAGTATTTGGACATTTAATTCAATCATACATTAAATCGGATACAATAATATCCAATATTTATATTTTAATATACACGTTTCACATGCCTGCATTTATCCTAGTTTCAGGGTATTTCGCAAAAGGGATATATAAAAAGGGGTATCTTGGAAAAATCACTAAGAAACTTATTTTGCCCTATATCATTTTCCAATTAGTTTATTCCATTTTTTATTACTTTTTATTCAATAAATCAAGTTTTACCTTAGATATACTTAACCCACATTGGTCACTTTGGTTCTTAATTAGTTTATTTTGCTGGAATATCATGGTCATTATTTTTAATAAATTCAAGCCGATGTACGCATTAATTGCTGCATTCAGCATAGGCCTTGCAGTCGGTTATATTGATTGGATTTCAAACTATTTAAGTCTTTCAAGGACTTTCGTCTTTTTTCCATTTTTCTTAACAGGATTCTTTTTAAACTCAAAACATTTCAACTTAATAAGATCATATCAATCAAAACTCATAGCTACAGCAATAATGATTATTGTTGCTGTAGGGATCATATATTTCCCAGATTTGAACGAAAAATGGTTATTAGGTTCAAAACCCTATAGTCAATTAGAAGGCGTTTCAGCTCTCGGTCTTATCAAAAGAATTTTTATTTATGCGATTAATCTGGTCATGGTTGGTAGTTTCTTTGCATTTGTACCGCGCCGGAAATTTTTCTTTACTAAATGGGGGAAAAATACATTATATGTTTACTTATTGCATGGTTTTATTGTTCGTACATTTAGAGGAAGTATTATAGAAGATTACCTTAATAATACACAAACAATATTTATAATGATGTTTATCACTTTTGGATTGACCACCCTCCTATCAAGTAAATTCATTACAACAGTTGCCCAACCTTTTATAGAATTGAAATGGTCGAGATGGAAATCAACTATTGCACAATTCAAAGAAAATCCATTTGGACAAAAACGTAAAGTACAAAATGAATAA
- a CDS encoding B12-binding domain-containing radical SAM protein encodes MKIVVSTLNAKYIHTNLAIRYLKSYAQPFYDMEIAEYTINDPTMNVVTDLYMKKPDVIGFSCYIWNIEETIKVIEVLRKIMPDIKIILGGPEVSYDVIHWLERLPEIDYIVIGEGEETFKQLLDELSGEMNLENVPGIGYMLKGKPKINLVRNKLDLRELPSPFRFEEDIPQLSKRITYIETSRGCPFSCQFCLSSIEVGVRYFNRDKIKEDIRYLMEHGAKTIKFVDRTFNISRSYAMEMFQFLIDEHKPGTVFQFEITGDIMRPEVIDFLNKEAPPGLFRFEIGVQSTNDLTNELVKRRQSFEKLSRTVTMVKDGGKIDQHLDLIAGLPEENYHSFRQTFNDVFALGPEELQLGFLKMLRGTGLRIQAKEYGYTYMDHAPYEILGNNVIDFNDIVRIKQVEDVLEKYWNDHRMDNTVEYLTNNSFETPFDFFQAFGTYWDEQGWSRIGHQLEDLYKRLEQFLTEISIPNKETAFGLMKYDYLIRHRYKPRKAWWNDRLDRKVRSSIYGAIISDPSIVNKDFKHINLNEKELYKHTLIEEFPFDIKSYLESGKITENTSLSIIYFKPEDGSSSIYSFDKKIHQKAGN; translated from the coding sequence ATGAAAATTGTTGTAAGCACTTTGAATGCAAAATACATCCATACAAACTTGGCTATTCGCTATTTAAAATCGTATGCACAACCCTTCTATGATATGGAGATAGCGGAATATACGATTAACGATCCAACAATGAATGTCGTGACAGATCTGTATATGAAAAAGCCAGATGTTATCGGCTTCAGCTGTTATATATGGAATATCGAAGAAACGATTAAGGTAATTGAAGTATTAAGAAAAATCATGCCTGATATTAAAATTATCTTAGGGGGTCCCGAGGTTTCCTACGATGTCATCCACTGGTTAGAAAGACTGCCTGAAATTGACTATATTGTCATAGGTGAAGGAGAAGAAACTTTCAAACAATTGCTAGATGAGCTTTCTGGCGAAATGAATCTTGAAAATGTGCCTGGCATTGGTTATATGCTAAAAGGTAAACCTAAAATAAACCTCGTTCGCAATAAATTAGATTTACGCGAACTTCCTTCCCCCTTTAGGTTTGAAGAAGATATTCCACAATTATCGAAAAGGATCACGTATATCGAGACTAGCAGAGGTTGTCCTTTCAGTTGTCAATTTTGCCTATCTTCCATTGAGGTAGGAGTAAGATATTTTAATCGTGATAAAATTAAAGAGGATATTAGGTATTTAATGGAACATGGAGCAAAAACAATTAAATTTGTCGATCGAACATTTAATATCAGCCGTAGTTACGCTATGGAAATGTTTCAATTTTTAATAGATGAACATAAACCGGGCACTGTTTTCCAATTTGAAATTACTGGGGATATCATGCGGCCAGAAGTGATTGATTTCTTAAATAAAGAAGCACCTCCAGGTCTTTTCCGATTTGAAATAGGTGTGCAATCCACAAATGATTTAACAAATGAATTAGTAAAAAGAAGACAGAGCTTCGAAAAACTGTCCAGAACTGTAACAATGGTTAAAGACGGTGGAAAAATTGATCAACATTTAGACTTAATTGCCGGATTACCTGAAGAAAATTATCATTCTTTCCGTCAAACTTTCAATGATGTTTTTGCACTTGGTCCTGAGGAATTACAACTTGGATTTTTAAAGATGCTACGTGGAACAGGGTTACGTATCCAAGCAAAGGAATATGGTTATACGTATATGGACCATGCACCTTATGAAATTCTAGGAAATAATGTAATTGATTTTAATGATATTGTACGTATTAAGCAGGTGGAGGACGTATTAGAAAAGTATTGGAATGATCACCGAATGGACAATACGGTGGAGTATTTGACCAATAACAGTTTTGAAACCCCATTTGATTTCTTCCAAGCATTTGGAACCTATTGGGATGAACAAGGCTGGTCAAGAATTGGGCATCAGCTTGAAGATTTATACAAGCGACTCGAACAGTTTTTAACGGAAATCTCTATTCCAAACAAGGAAACTGCGTTTGGATTAATGAAATATGATTATTTAATAAGGCATCGTTATAAACCAAGAAAAGCATGGTGGAACGACAGATTAGATCGAAAAGTGAGATCGAGTATTTATGGTGCTATAATTTCTGACCCATCTATTGTTAATAAGGATTTCAAACATATTAATTTGAATGAAAAAGAACTTTATAAACATACTTTAATTGAGGAGTTCCCATTTGATATCAAATCTTATTTAGAGTCGGGAAAAATCACCGAAAATACATCGTTAAGTATCATTTACTTTAAACCGGAAGACGGCAGTTCTTCTATTTACTCATTTGATAAAAAGATACACCAAAAAGCCGGCAATTAA
- a CDS encoding diaminopimelate dehydrogenase: MNEKIRIGIIGYGNLGKGVEASIAQSEDLELVAVFSRRDPASVTLLNKNVEVFHINETINYKNKIDVMILCGGSATDLPEQGPEFAAHFNTIDSFDTHAKIPDYFTKMDKVAQSSGKTSIISVGWDPGMFSMNRLLGEAILPIGETYTFWGKGLSQGHSDAVRRVDGVKAGVQYTLPIEEAVNRVRNGENPVLLTKEKHLRECYIVPEIGADQTEIEQTIKTMPHYFADYQTEVHFITEEELLANHSKMMHGGFVIRSGETGNGNKQIVEYSLKLDSNPEYTASVLTAYARAAYKMNKEGNAGAKTVFDVPLGHLSPKSPAQLRKELL, from the coding sequence ATGAATGAAAAAATTAGAATTGGAATTATTGGATACGGAAATCTTGGCAAGGGTGTGGAAGCATCTATTGCTCAGAGTGAAGATTTAGAACTAGTTGCTGTATTTTCACGGCGGGATCCAGCATCTGTAACGCTTTTAAATAAGAACGTTGAAGTATTTCATATTAACGAAACAATTAACTATAAGAACAAAATTGATGTAATGATTCTGTGTGGAGGTTCTGCTACAGATTTACCTGAACAAGGTCCAGAGTTCGCAGCACATTTCAATACAATTGATAGCTTTGATACCCATGCAAAAATACCTGATTATTTCACAAAAATGGACAAGGTAGCTCAATCAAGTGGGAAAACTAGTATTATTTCTGTAGGATGGGATCCTGGGATGTTTTCAATGAATCGACTACTAGGCGAAGCAATTTTACCTATAGGTGAGACGTATACATTTTGGGGCAAAGGATTGAGCCAAGGTCATTCAGATGCAGTTAGAAGGGTTGATGGGGTAAAAGCTGGAGTACAATATACATTACCTATCGAAGAAGCTGTAAATCGTGTGCGCAATGGTGAGAATCCCGTACTGTTAACAAAAGAAAAACATCTTAGAGAATGTTATATCGTCCCAGAAATCGGTGCAGATCAAACAGAAATTGAACAGACGATCAAAACGATGCCACATTATTTCGCTGATTATCAAACAGAAGTGCACTTTATTACTGAAGAAGAGTTATTAGCTAACCATTCAAAAATGATGCATGGTGGATTCGTAATCCGCAGTGGAGAAACAGGAAATGGCAATAAGCAAATTGTAGAGTACTCATTAAAACTGGACAGTAACCCTGAGTACACAGCCAGCGTATTAACGGCCTATGCAAGAGCTGCATATAAAATGAATAAAGAAGGGAACGCGGGAGCTAAAACAGTATTCGACGTACCATTGGGCCATCTTTCCCCAAAATCCCCAGCCCAACTAAGAAAAGAATTGCTGTAA
- a CDS encoding TrkH family potassium uptake protein, translating to MRSQKYKLSRLTPFRILVSYYVFTVALAAVLLSLPFARQDGADWSFMDAIFTAASAISVTGLSTVSISETFTTSGIFLLMLVLQIGGIGIMTISTFFWLILGRKIGLKQRQLIKTDQNQINQSGLVDLLRQILFLILLIEAVGAIILGSYYLNYFPTWQEAFLQGLFASVSATTNAGFDITGESLIPFANDYFVQFVTIILIILGAIGFPVWIEVKKFLFHKDEKHRFRFTLFTKITTATYFLLLVVGTIVIFCLEFNNFFADKSWHESLFYSLFQSTTMRSAGLLTLDINQLTSPSILFMSTLMFIGASPSSVGGGIRTTTFALNILFLYHFAKGNKVIKIFKREIHQEDVLKSLIVLMLAVILWCTSIFILSITEDASLIAIIFEVSSAFGTCGASMGITPDLSNIGKSLLIVLMFIGRIGILSFLLTLGNNEKAPDYHYPKERVIIG from the coding sequence ATACGTTCTCAAAAATATAAATTGAGCAGGCTTACGCCATTTCGTATCCTTGTTTCTTATTATGTTTTTACTGTTGCGCTTGCAGCAGTTCTCCTTAGCCTTCCTTTTGCAAGACAAGATGGAGCAGATTGGTCATTTATGGATGCTATATTTACTGCCGCTAGTGCGATAAGTGTAACTGGGTTAAGTACTGTTAGTATTTCGGAGACATTTACAACTTCAGGCATATTTTTACTTATGTTAGTACTGCAAATAGGCGGAATTGGCATTATGACGATTAGCACATTTTTTTGGCTAATTCTAGGGAGGAAAATCGGTTTAAAACAAAGACAGTTAATTAAAACAGATCAAAATCAAATTAATCAATCAGGACTGGTTGATTTATTACGGCAAATTTTGTTTTTAATATTATTAATTGAAGCTGTTGGCGCCATAATTCTAGGCTCTTATTACCTGAATTATTTCCCAACATGGCAGGAAGCTTTTCTTCAAGGATTATTTGCTTCCGTTAGTGCTACGACTAATGCTGGCTTTGATATTACTGGTGAGTCCTTAATTCCATTTGCAAATGATTATTTTGTTCAATTTGTTACAATTATCTTAATTATTCTTGGCGCGATTGGCTTTCCTGTTTGGATAGAAGTAAAAAAGTTTCTATTTCACAAAGATGAAAAACATAGGTTTCGCTTTACCTTATTTACTAAAATAACAACAGCTACTTATTTCCTACTTCTAGTAGTCGGAACAATTGTTATTTTTTGTTTGGAATTCAACAACTTTTTTGCGGATAAATCATGGCATGAATCTTTGTTTTATTCCCTATTTCAATCTACAACGATGAGGAGTGCAGGTTTATTAACATTGGACATTAATCAATTAACATCGCCAAGTATTCTTTTTATGTCTACACTCATGTTTATCGGGGCATCACCAAGTTCCGTTGGAGGCGGAATAAGGACAACTACGTTTGCTTTAAATATTCTTTTCCTTTATCATTTTGCAAAAGGTAATAAAGTGATCAAGATATTTAAAAGAGAAATCCATCAAGAAGATGTACTGAAATCATTAATTGTATTGATGCTTGCAGTTATTTTATGGTGTACATCAATATTTATATTATCGATAACAGAAGATGCTAGTCTCATTGCCATCATATTCGAAGTATCTTCTGCCTTCGGAACCTGTGGTGCATCTATGGGGATTACACCAGACTTATCGAATATTGGTAAATCACTTCTGATCGTATTAATGTTTATTGGGAGGATCGGAATACTTTCCTTTTTGTTAACATTGGGAAATAATGAAAAAGCTCCTGATTATCATTATCCAAAGGAAAGAGTGATTATTGGATAG
- a CDS encoding alpha/beta-type small acid-soluble spore protein, giving the protein MARQSNKLLVPGVEQYLDQVKYEIAQEFGVTLGSDTIARGNGSVGGEITKRLVKQAQQQLSGKNE; this is encoded by the coding sequence ATGGCTCGACAAAGTAATAAGTTACTTGTTCCAGGTGTTGAACAATATTTAGATCAAGTGAAATATGAAATAGCGCAAGAGTTCGGTGTAACTCTTGGTTCAGATACAATTGCCAGAGGGAATGGTTCCGTCGGTGGAGAAATCACGAAAAGACTTGTAAAACAAGCTCAACAGCAGCTATCAGGGAAAAACGAATAA